Proteins found in one Miscanthus floridulus cultivar M001 chromosome 4, ASM1932011v1, whole genome shotgun sequence genomic segment:
- the LOC136548279 gene encoding receptor kinase-like protein Xa21: MLLLRLRACRRLLQLLLLISATATTSSAALYSSGHGDDERALVAFKAKISGHSGVLDSWNQSTSYRVVALNLSSQGLAGTISPAIGNLTFLRILELSYNSLQGEIPASIGSLRRLRRLYLMQNTLTGVIPSNISRCISLREIVIQDNKGLKGSIPAEIGNLPALSVLSLDNNSIAGTIPSSLGNHSRLAVLSLTSNFLEGPIPAGIGNNPYLKWLQLSANNLSGLPPSSLYNLSSVYLFSVAVNQLHGRLPSELGKSLPSIQQLVIGGNRFTGTLPQLQDLEEFAMGHNMLEANNEEEWEFIGSLANCSRLQNCTLDGTDFQENCPLHSEE; this comes from the exons ATGCTGCTCCTAAGACTAAGAGCCTGCAGGCGCCTGCTGCAGCTGCTCCTGCTGATCTCCGCCACGGCGACAACCAGTTCAGCAGCCTTGTATTCGTCAGGCCATGGCGACGACGAGAGAGCTCTTGTGGCTTTCAAGGCCAAGATCTCCGGCCACTCCGGCGTGCTGGACTCGTGGAACCAGAGCACCAGCTACAGGGTGGTAGCCCTGAACCTCAGTTCCCAGGGGCTCGCCGGCACCATCTCCCCCGCCATTGGCAACCTCACCTTCCTGCGCATACTCGAGCTGAGCTACAACAGCCTTCAAGGCGAGATCCCTGCCAGCATCGGCTCCCTCAGGCGCCTCCGACGCCTTTACCTGATGCAAAACACGCTCACCGGTGTCATTCCAAGTAACATCAGCCGCTGCATCAGCCTCCGTGAGATTGTCATCCAAGACAACAAAGGCCTGAAGGGAAGCATCCCAGCCGAGATTGGCAACCTGCCGGCGCTCTCGGTTCTATCGCTGGACAACAACAGCATTGCCGGAACCATCCCGTCGTCTCTTGGGAACCATTCCCGGCTGGCCGTCCTGTCCTTGACAAGCAACTTCCTGGAGGGACCAATCCCTGCAGGCATCGGCAACAATCCATATCTCAAGTGGCTTCAGCTCTCTGCTAACAATCTCTCTGGTTTGCCCCCTTCTTCCCTGTACAACCTATCATCTGTTTATCTCTTTTCTGTGGCTGTCAACCAGCTCCATGGCCGTCTACCGTCTGAACTGGGGAAAAGCCTTCCCAGCATCCAACAGCTTGTGATTGGAGGAAACCGATTTACTGGAACTCTTCCACA ATTGCAAGATCTTGAAGAGTTTGCTATGGGTCATAACATGTTAGAAGCAAATAACGAGGAAGAGTGGGAATTTATTGGTTCTTTGGCGAATTGTAGCAGATTACAGAACTGTACTTTGGATGGAACAGATTTTCAGGAAAACTGCCCTTTGCATTCAGAGGAATGA